The Treponema pectinovorum genome includes a window with the following:
- a CDS encoding acyl-CoA thioesterase, giving the protein MKVITNLKVRPYECDSYNHVNNAVYLNYLETARMDFLEKIGFKYDELFNAGYYLFVTHVDIHYKVSAKMHEELEIQTKPVKMGAVSGTMHQIIKKPDGQISAEADVTWACVNKEAKPSKIPQEFMVEGLKPEK; this is encoded by the coding sequence ATGAAAGTAATTACAAATTTAAAGGTTCGCCCATACGAGTGCGATTCCTACAATCATGTGAACAATGCGGTTTATTTAAACTATTTAGAAACAGCAAGAATGGATTTTTTAGAAAAAATCGGCTTCAAATACGATGAACTTTTTAATGCAGGCTACTATCTTTTTGTAACACATGTGGATATTCACTACAAAGTTTCTGCAAAAATGCACGAAGAATTAGAAATTCAAACAAAGCCAGTAAAAATGGGTGCAGTTTCTGGAACAATGCATCAGATAATAAAAAAGCCAGATGGACAGATAAGTGCAGAAGCAGACGTTACCTGGGCTTGCGTAAATAAAGAAGCTAAACCTTCAAAAATACCACAAGAGTTTATGGTCGAGGGGCTCAAACCTGAAAAATGA